A single window of Nicotiana sylvestris chromosome 3, ASM39365v2, whole genome shotgun sequence DNA harbors:
- the LOC104248507 gene encoding tubulin beta-1 chain-like, with amino-acid sequence MREILHIQGGQCGNQIGAKFWEVICAEHGIDSTGRYQGDNDLQLERLNVYYNEASCGRFVPRAVLMDLEPGTMDSVRSGPYGQIFRPDNFVFGQSGAGNNWAKGHYTEGAELIDSVLDVVRKEAENCDCLQGFQVCHSLGGGTGSGMGTLLISKIREEYPDRMMLTFSVFPSPKVSDTVVEPYNATLSVHQLVENADECMVLDNEALYDICFRTLKLTTPSFGDLNHLISATMSGVTCCLRFPGQLNSDLRKLAVNLIPFPRLHFFMVGFAPLTSRGSQQYRNLTVPELTQQMWDSKNMMCAADPRHGRYLTASAMFRGKMSTKEVDEQMINVQNKNSSYFVEWIPNNVKSTVCDIPPTGLKMASTFIGNSTSIQEMFRRVSEQFTAMFRRKAFLHWYTGEGMDEMEFTEAESNMNDLVSEYQQYQDATAEEEEYDYEDEEEEGQEA; translated from the exons ATGCGTGAGATTTTGCACATTCAGGGAGGTCAATGTGGGAACCAAATCGGAGCCAAGTTCTGGGAAGTTATCTGTGCGGAGCACGGTATTGATTCCACTGGAAGGTATCAAGGCGACAATGATCTTCAATTGGAGCGCTTAAATGTGTATTATAATGAAGCGAGCTGCGGAAGGTTTGTTCCACGCGCCGTCCTCATGGATTTGGAGCCAGGAACCATGGATAGTGTCAGATCGGGGCCTTATGGTCAGATTTTCCGGCCAGATAACTTCGTCTTTGGACAGTCAGGTGCTGGTAACAATTGGGCCAAAGGACACTACACTGAGGGAGCAGAGCTTATTGACTCGGTTCTCGATGTTGTGAGGAAGGAGGCTGAGAACTGTGACTGCTTACAAG GTTTTCAGGTTTGTCACTCTTTGGGAGGTGGAACTGGATCAGGAATGGGAACTCTGCTTATATCTAAGATCAGGGAGGAGTACCCGGATAGAATGATGCTTACTTTCTCTGTGTTCCCTTCCCCGAAAGTGTCAGACACTGTTGTTGAGCCCTATAATGCTACTCTCTCTGTTCACCAGCTTGTTGAGAATGCAGATGAGTGTATGGTCTTGGacaatgaagctctttatgacaTTTGCTTCCGAACTCTCAAACTTACTACCCCGAGCT TTGGAGACCTTAATCATTTGATTTCTGCCACCATGAGTGGTGTAACTTGCTGCCTCCGATTCCCTGGTCAGCTCAATTCTGATCTCCGCAAGCTTGCTGTTAACCTCATCCCATTCCCTCGATTGCATTTTTTCATGGTTGGATTTGCTCCACTCACTTCTCGTGGGTCACAGCAATACAGAAACCTGACTGTTCCTGAGCTCACTCAGCAGATGTGGGATTCAAAGAACATGATGTGTGCCGCTGATCCTCGTCACGGTCGTTATCTGACTGCTTCAGCAATGTTCCGGGGAAAAATGAGCACCAAGGAAGTTGATGAGCAAATGATTAATGTACAGAACAAGAACTCTTCTTACTTTGTTGAGTGGATTCCTAACAATGTGAAGTCTACTGTCTGTGACATCCCTCCAACTGGACTGAAGATGGCCTCAACTTTCATTGGCAATTCCACCTCAATTCAGGAGATGTTCCGTAGGGTCAGCGAGCAGTTTACAGCAATGTTTCGAAGAAAAGCTTTCCTGCATTGGTACACTGGAGAAGGTATGGATGAGATGGAGTTTACGGAGGCTGAAAGCAACATGAATGATTTAGTTTCTGAGTACCAACAATATCAAGATGCGACAGCTGAAGAGGAAGAGTATGACTATGAAGACGAGGAGGAAGAAGGTCAAGAAGCTTAA